The proteins below are encoded in one region of Malaclemys terrapin pileata isolate rMalTer1 chromosome 20, rMalTer1.hap1, whole genome shotgun sequence:
- the LOC128826693 gene encoding sulfotransferase 2B1-like, whose protein sequence is MAVKYVTYQGIKFPPAYNSEQSLHFAHKEFQVQDDDVFNITYPKSGTVWMIEILSLIRSGGDPAWNRAILNSNRVPWFTTRLGLESALSYPRPRLLTCHLPIQLFPTSFFGSRAKVVYTLRNPKDVLVSYFYFSKMCSSYEDPESFEQFLQDFLSGDVPHGSWFDHVRGWMEMKGKENFFFITYEELQQDLRGSVRQLCQFLEQELDDRAINSVVENASFRAMKENKMCNSTLLPRDIMDQKKGTFLRKGICGDWKNHFTVAQSEAFDRIYQDRMGGLTEAFPWDSC, encoded by the exons ATGGCAGTGAAGTATGTCACATACCAGGGCATCAAGTTCCCCCCTGCGTATAACTCTGAGCAGAGCCTGCACTTTGCCCACAAGGAGTTCCAGGTGCAGGACGATGATGTCTTCAACATCACCTACCCCAAATCAG GCACAGTGTGGATGATCGAGATCTTGAGCCTGATTCGCAGCGGCGGGGACCCAGCCTGGAACCGAGCCATCCTCAACTCCAACCGCGTGCCCTGGTTCACTACCCGTCTGGGGTTGGAGTCTGCACTGAGCTACCCCCGACCCCGCCTGCTGACctgccacctccccatccagctcTTCCCCACATCCTTCTTTGGCTCCAGGGCCAAG GTGGTCTACACACTCCGCAATCCCAAGGACGTCCTGGTCTCCTATTTCTATTTCTCCAAGATGTGTAGCTCATACGAGGACCCTGAGTCCTTCGAGCAGTTCCTGCAGGACTTTCTGAGTGGAGACG TGCCCCATGGGTCCTGGTTTGATCATGTCAGAGGCTGGATGGAAATGAAGGGCAAAGAGAATTTCTTCTTCATCACTTACGAAGAGCTGCAGCAG GACCTGAGGGGCAGCGTGCGGCAACTCTGCCAGTTCTTGGAGCAGGAGCTGGATGACAGAGCTATCAACTCGGTGGTGGAGAATGCATCCTTCAGGGCCATGAAAGAGAACAAGATGTGTAACTCGACGCTGCTCCCCAGGGACATTATGGATCAGAAGAAGGGCACGTTCCTGAGGAAGG GCATTTGTGGGGACTGGAAGAACCATTTCACGGTGGCACAGAGCGAGGCCTTCGACAGGATCTACCAGGACCGGATGGGGGGGCTGACGGAGGCGTTCCCATGGGATTCATGCTAG